In a single window of the Bacillus clarus genome:
- a CDS encoding penicillin-binding transpeptidase domain-containing protein — protein sequence MKKIWGLLLLCVALVLVGCGKEEKPQQAFDTYAKAWNKQKFADMYDQLSENAKKTISKKEFTEKYEKIYAGIEVKNLKVETGDVKDDKEDKGPVPFKVSMDTVGGNISFAHEAKMVKEKDGDKESWKIDWTPDFIFPSMTKDSKIRMQTKQPKRGEIYDRNGKGLATNGKASEIGIIPEKLGDAAPQTKEAVAKLLNMSVEEIDQKLAAKWVKPNYLVPIGILQEGTTQNAYIDLPGVSTRPVDVRTYPLGEAAAHLTGYMGKVNAEDLKTLEKKGYQADDPVGKAGLEQVFEEKLRGKKGGRVFIEDAQGKEIKNLAKTDAVDGENVNLTIDSAVQEKIYNEMKGEAGSSAAVNPKNGETIALVSSPAYNPNIIVRGTSKAQREAWDKDLKKPMTNRFTQLSVPGSVFKPITGAIGLETKTIDPKEELKIEGLQWTKDSSWGNYYVTRVKDANPIDFDKAMKYSDNIYFAQEAIKIGKDKFMSEAKKFGFDEKLPIEYGFPASKIAKDGIKNDIQMADTGYGQGQVLMTPLHLALTYAPIVNEGNIPSPHLIKTDNQPKPWKENVISKGNQDILKTALTKVINDSDGTGKVAKIDGMTLAGKTGTAELKVSKEAEGKELGWFTAFDLNSPDMIVTMMIEDVKGRGGSNVPSEKVKHVFQK from the coding sequence TTGAAAAAAATATGGGGATTGCTTCTTCTTTGCGTAGCACTCGTTTTAGTTGGATGCGGTAAAGAAGAGAAACCACAACAAGCGTTTGATACATATGCAAAAGCATGGAATAAACAAAAATTTGCAGATATGTATGATCAATTGTCAGAAAACGCAAAAAAAACCATTTCGAAAAAAGAGTTTACGGAGAAATATGAAAAGATTTATGCAGGTATAGAAGTGAAAAACTTGAAAGTAGAAACAGGCGATGTAAAAGATGATAAAGAAGATAAAGGGCCTGTTCCTTTTAAGGTTAGCATGGATACAGTAGGTGGGAATATTTCCTTCGCTCATGAAGCGAAAATGGTAAAAGAAAAAGATGGGGATAAAGAATCTTGGAAAATAGATTGGACGCCAGATTTTATTTTCCCAAGTATGACAAAAGATAGCAAAATTCGTATGCAAACAAAACAGCCAAAGCGCGGTGAAATATATGACCGTAACGGAAAAGGACTTGCGACGAATGGAAAAGCTTCTGAAATTGGAATCATTCCAGAGAAGTTAGGTGACGCTGCTCCACAAACGAAGGAAGCAGTAGCGAAGCTGTTAAATATGTCTGTAGAAGAAATTGACCAAAAGTTAGCTGCTAAATGGGTAAAACCAAATTATCTTGTGCCAATTGGCATATTGCAAGAAGGTACAACGCAAAATGCTTATATTGATTTACCAGGTGTTTCAACACGTCCAGTAGATGTTCGTACATACCCGTTAGGAGAAGCTGCAGCCCATTTAACAGGTTATATGGGAAAAGTGAATGCAGAGGATTTAAAAACACTTGAGAAAAAAGGTTATCAAGCAGATGACCCGGTTGGAAAAGCTGGTTTAGAACAAGTATTTGAAGAAAAGTTACGCGGTAAAAAAGGTGGCCGTGTCTTTATAGAAGATGCGCAAGGAAAAGAAATTAAAAATTTAGCGAAAACAGACGCAGTAGATGGAGAAAATGTAAATTTAACAATTGATAGTGCCGTTCAAGAGAAAATCTATAATGAAATGAAGGGAGAAGCTGGTTCAAGTGCGGCAGTGAATCCGAAGAATGGTGAGACAATTGCACTTGTAAGTAGCCCAGCTTATAATCCTAATATTATTGTAAGAGGTACATCAAAAGCACAACGTGAAGCGTGGGATAAGGATCTGAAAAAACCGATGACAAATCGATTTACACAACTATCAGTTCCTGGATCAGTATTCAAGCCTATTACAGGTGCAATTGGTCTTGAAACAAAAACAATCGATCCGAAAGAGGAATTGAAAATTGAAGGATTGCAATGGACGAAAGATTCTTCATGGGGCAATTATTATGTAACTCGTGTGAAAGATGCGAACCCAATTGACTTTGATAAAGCGATGAAGTACTCTGACAATATTTACTTTGCACAAGAAGCTATAAAAATTGGAAAAGATAAATTTATGAGTGAAGCAAAGAAATTCGGATTTGATGAAAAATTACCAATTGAATACGGATTCCCAGCTTCTAAAATTGCAAAAGATGGAATTAAAAATGATATTCAAATGGCAGACACGGGATATGGACAAGGTCAAGTGTTAATGACGCCTCTTCATTTAGCTTTAACATATGCGCCGATTGTAAATGAAGGAAATATACCGTCTCCGCATCTTATTAAAACAGATAACCAACCAAAACCTTGGAAAGAAAATGTGATTTCTAAAGGAAATCAAGATATATTAAAAACTGCTTTAACGAAAGTAATTAATGATTCAGATGGTACGGGAAAAGTTGCTAAGATTGATGGTATGACCCTTGCTGGTAAAACAGGAACGGCTGAGTTAAAAGTATCAAAAGAAGCAGAAGGAAAAGAACTTGGATGGTTCACTGCATTTGATTTGAATTCACCTGACATGATTGTTACGATGATGATTGAAGATGTAAAAGGTAGAGGTGGAAGTAACGTTCCAAGTGAAAAAGTGAAACATGTTTTTCAAAAGTAA
- a CDS encoding FMN-dependent NADH-azoreductase, with amino-acid sequence MTKVLFITANPNSAEGSFGMAVGEAFIEAYKNERPQDEVVTVDLFNTTVPAIDAEVFAAWGKFAAGEGFEALSESQQQKIAAMNTNLETFMNADRYVFVTPMWNFSYPPVVKAYLDNLSIAGKTFKYTENGPVGLLEGKKALHIQATGGIYSEGAYAAMDFGRNHLKAVLGFMGVADTEYIAVEGMNANPEKAQEIKEAAIANARELAKRF; translated from the coding sequence ATGACAAAAGTACTATTTATTACAGCAAATCCAAATTCAGCAGAAGGTTCTTTCGGTATGGCAGTAGGGGAAGCGTTCATCGAAGCTTATAAAAACGAACGTCCACAAGACGAAGTTGTAACAGTTGATTTATTCAATACAACTGTACCAGCAATCGATGCAGAAGTATTTGCGGCTTGGGGCAAATTTGCAGCAGGTGAAGGCTTTGAAGCTTTAAGTGAAAGTCAACAACAAAAAATTGCAGCAATGAACACAAATTTAGAAACATTTATGAATGCAGATCGTTACGTATTCGTTACACCAATGTGGAACTTTAGCTACCCACCAGTAGTAAAAGCATACTTAGATAACTTATCAATTGCAGGTAAAACATTTAAATATACTGAAAATGGTCCAGTTGGTTTACTAGAAGGTAAAAAAGCACTTCACATTCAAGCTACAGGTGGTATTTATTCTGAGGGGGCATACGCAGCTATGGACTTCGGCCGTAACCACTTAAAAGCAGTATTAGGATTTATGGGTGTAGCAGATACTGAGTACATCGCAGTTGAAGGAATGAATGCAAATCCTGAAAAAGCACAAGAAATTAAAGAAGCAGCAATTGCAAACGCACGTGAATTAGCAAAACGTTTCTAA
- a CDS encoding lysophospholipid acyltransferase family protein codes for MIQTFFKIFYLILIVIAITPRLGRIKRKANTMSPTEKDRLVYKTTNWFGKKMVRVAGSTVEVNGLENVPEDQPVLVVSNHQSNMDIPVLLGYLNKPIGFVSKAEIKKFPVVPTWMELMNCVFMDRSDRRQSLKAIKDGIELLKNGHSIVIFPEGTRSKGGEIGEFKAGSFHLAVKSGVAILPVTIDGTYKIFEANGNRMKPAHATITISKPITPEEYASMDIKELTQHTQNVIASQLHK; via the coding sequence ATGATTCAAACGTTTTTTAAAATCTTTTATTTAATATTAATCGTAATTGCGATTACACCAAGATTAGGGCGCATTAAAAGAAAAGCGAATACAATGTCGCCAACAGAAAAAGATCGTCTTGTTTATAAAACAACAAACTGGTTTGGTAAGAAGATGGTTCGTGTAGCAGGTTCAACTGTAGAAGTGAATGGACTTGAAAATGTTCCGGAAGATCAGCCAGTACTTGTTGTAAGTAATCATCAAAGTAATATGGATATCCCAGTTTTACTCGGTTACTTAAATAAACCAATTGGTTTTGTTTCAAAAGCGGAAATTAAAAAGTTTCCGGTTGTACCAACTTGGATGGAATTGATGAATTGTGTGTTTATGGACCGTAGTGATCGTCGTCAATCTCTTAAAGCGATTAAAGATGGAATCGAACTATTAAAGAACGGTCATTCTATCGTAATCTTTCCAGAGGGAACAAGAAGTAAGGGCGGCGAAATAGGTGAATTTAAAGCAGGGAGTTTTCATCTTGCTGTAAAATCTGGCGTAGCTATCTTACCAGTAACGATAGATGGTACATATAAGATCTTTGAGGCAAATGGAAATCGTATGAAGCCAGCTCATGCAACGATTACAATTTCAAAACCGATTACACCTGAAGAATATGCAAGTATGGATATTAAAGAGTTAACACAGCATACACAAAATGTTATTGCATCTCAATTACATAAGTAA
- the trhA gene encoding PAQR family membrane homeostasis protein TrhA, producing MTQKITRMTQFVKEEIANAVTHGIGAILSIPALIILIIHASKHGTASAVVGFTVYGVSMFLLYLFSTLLHSIHHPKVEKLFTILDHSAIYLLIAGTYTPFLLVTLRGPLGWTLLAIIWTLAIGGIIFKIFFVRRFIKTSTLCYIIMGWLIIVAIKPLYENLTGHGFSLLLIGGILYSVGAIFFLWEKLPFNHAIWHLFVLGGSTMMFFCVLFYVLPAA from the coding sequence ATGACGCAAAAAATTACAAGAATGACCCAATTTGTAAAAGAAGAGATTGCTAATGCAGTTACCCATGGTATCGGTGCCATTTTAAGCATCCCTGCCTTAATCATATTAATTATTCATGCCTCTAAACACGGTACAGCATCTGCTGTTGTTGGCTTTACCGTTTATGGTGTAAGCATGTTCCTACTATACTTATTTTCTACACTGCTACATAGTATTCATCATCCAAAGGTAGAAAAGCTATTTACCATTTTAGATCATTCCGCCATCTATTTATTAATTGCCGGCACGTATACACCATTTCTACTCGTTACACTGCGCGGACCGCTCGGTTGGACGTTACTTGCAATTATTTGGACACTTGCGATTGGTGGCATTATCTTCAAAATTTTCTTTGTCCGTCGCTTTATTAAAACATCTACATTATGTTATATCATTATGGGTTGGCTCATCATCGTTGCCATTAAACCACTATATGAAAATTTAACCGGGCACGGCTTCTCACTACTCTTAATAGGCGGCATTTTATATTCTGTCGGAGCGATATTCTTCCTTTGGGAAAAACTTCCGTTCAACCATGCCATTTGGCATCTCTTCGTCTTAGGAGGTAGTACAATGATGTTTTTCTGCGTACTATTTTACGTCTTACCCGCAGCATAA
- a CDS encoding twin-arginine translocase TatA/TatE family subunit translates to MLSNIGFPGLILILVAVLILFGPKKLPEIGRSLGETLKEFKKSTRELTDDSFQDKEKNK, encoded by the coding sequence ATGTTATCAAATATCGGTTTTCCAGGATTAATTTTAATTTTAGTAGCTGTACTTATTTTATTTGGCCCTAAAAAATTACCAGAAATCGGACGTTCTTTAGGTGAAACGTTGAAGGAATTTAAAAAATCTACGAGAGAATTAACAGATGATTCATTTCAAGATAAAGAAAAAAACAAATAA
- the tatC gene encoding twin-arginine translocase subunit TatC has protein sequence MEDREMSIVEHIVELRKRLIITVLSFVIFLIVGFVFTKDIYFWLVKDLPMKLTVLGPSDVLWIFFSIATVFAIVCTIPLAAMQIWLFVKPGLHPREQKMTLMYIPVLCVLFIAGLSFGYFIVMPFLFHFLTTIGNEMFNTMFTTEKYFHFVLNLTVPFAVIFELPVVVMFLTSIGLLTAEFLQKIRRYAYVILIIIASCISPPDFLSHSLVAVPLICIYEISIALSKVVRKRKQKREEIQSKSASL, from the coding sequence ATGGAAGATCGAGAAATGAGTATAGTAGAACATATAGTAGAACTTCGAAAACGATTAATCATTACAGTATTATCATTCGTAATATTTTTAATAGTTGGTTTTGTTTTCACCAAAGATATTTACTTTTGGCTCGTAAAAGATTTACCGATGAAATTAACAGTTCTCGGTCCAAGTGATGTATTGTGGATATTCTTCTCGATTGCAACTGTATTTGCCATAGTTTGTACAATTCCGTTAGCTGCGATGCAAATTTGGTTATTTGTGAAGCCTGGTTTACACCCACGTGAACAAAAGATGACATTGATGTATATACCTGTACTATGTGTGTTATTTATAGCAGGTTTATCTTTTGGCTATTTTATCGTCATGCCATTTTTGTTTCATTTCTTAACAACGATTGGTAATGAAATGTTTAATACGATGTTTACGACGGAAAAATATTTTCACTTCGTGTTAAATTTAACAGTTCCGTTTGCTGTTATATTTGAGTTACCTGTAGTTGTTATGTTTTTAACGAGCATAGGTCTTTTAACGGCAGAATTTCTTCAAAAAATAAGAAGATATGCATACGTTATATTGATAATCATTGCATCGTGTATATCTCCACCAGATTTTTTATCGCATAGTTTAGTAGCTGTACCACTAATTTGTATTTATGAGATAAGTATTGCTTTATCAAAGGTTGTTAGGAAGCGAAAACAAAAGCGGGAAGAAATACAGTCAAAAAGCGCCTCATTATAA
- a CDS encoding DUF2535 family protein, with protein sequence MIMKSFYFTHSTGNCIKIFEIPVLQAQHPLAFLIQSRLQLFIAKIQKQKHPRFSYSFREYLQSCLKWNDYSNVYKTNTLEKNA encoded by the coding sequence GTGATCATGAAAAGTTTTTATTTCACTCATTCAACAGGGAATTGTATTAAAATCTTTGAAATCCCTGTCCTGCAAGCGCAGCACCCGTTAGCGTTTTTAATTCAATCACGTCTTCAGCTATTTATTGCGAAAATTCAAAAACAAAAACATCCGAGATTCTCATATTCCTTTCGTGAATATTTACAAAGTTGCTTAAAGTGGAATGATTATTCGAATGTGTATAAAACAAATACCCTTGAAAAAAATGCATAA
- a CDS encoding DegV family protein, with product MQKIKIVTDSTADLSQDVIEKYDIHVLPLSISVNGQTYLDRVDLQPDEFIEEMVKSEELPKTSQPAMGLFVEMYDKLGEDGSEVLSIHMTGGMSGTVATANSAASMTDTKVTVIDSQFISHALAYQVIEAAKMAKEERSLEDILKRLDEVRNNTRLYVIVDTLENLVKGGRIGKGKAFIGSLLNIKPIASLEDGVYNPVTKVRSQGQIVKTLAKLFEQDTAGKVVKAVGIPHAKAIPLAESVKAAIEKVSGFTQSDIFYTTPIISTHTGPGAIGFMYLAE from the coding sequence ATGCAAAAAATTAAAATTGTAACAGATTCAACGGCAGATTTATCACAAGATGTGATTGAGAAATATGATATTCACGTTCTACCATTATCTATTTCTGTAAATGGACAAACATACTTAGATCGAGTAGATTTGCAACCGGATGAATTTATTGAAGAAATGGTGAAATCAGAAGAATTACCAAAAACATCACAACCTGCTATGGGTTTATTTGTAGAAATGTACGATAAGCTAGGGGAAGATGGAAGTGAAGTACTCTCCATCCATATGACAGGTGGAATGAGTGGTACTGTTGCAACAGCAAATAGTGCCGCATCAATGACAGACACAAAAGTAACAGTTATTGATTCTCAATTCATTAGCCATGCTTTAGCATATCAAGTAATTGAAGCTGCAAAAATGGCAAAAGAAGAACGCTCGTTAGAAGATATTTTAAAACGCCTTGATGAAGTGAGAAATAACACTCGCTTATATGTTATCGTAGATACATTAGAGAATTTAGTAAAAGGTGGACGTATTGGGAAAGGAAAAGCATTTATCGGTTCTTTATTAAACATTAAACCGATTGCAAGCCTTGAAGACGGTGTATATAATCCGGTAACGAAAGTACGTAGCCAAGGACAAATTGTAAAAACATTAGCGAAATTATTCGAGCAAGATACAGCTGGAAAAGTCGTAAAGGCTGTTGGGATTCCGCATGCGAAAGCAATTCCTTTAGCAGAAAGTGTAAAAGCAGCGATTGAAAAAGTTAGCGGATTTACACAATCAGATATTTTTTACACAACTCCGATCATCAGTACTCATACAGGACCAGGTGCAATTGGATTTATGTATTTAGCAGAGTAA
- a CDS encoding MBL fold metallo-hydrolase — protein MAKRYENMDNISTKKSIRSFLRWRKERKQNKKDFSFLVEQSPVKKTQFLQDNSEKTTVTWIGHSTFLIQTNGLNILTDPVWANKLKLVPRLTEPGLTIQELPKIDIVLISHGHYDHLDFATLRQLSNDVLYLVPAGLKKLFTRKKIMHVEEYNWWENTTINEVAFHFVPAQHWTRRSLFDMNTSHWGGWIINNTTTTETIYFCGDSGYFQGFKEIGQRFSIDIALMPIGAYEPEWFMKVSHVSPEEAVQAFLDINATHFIPMHYGTFALADETPREAITRLRNDWNLRMLPWEQLHVLFLGQTYTYHPIASEKEPKNIIETLNV, from the coding sequence ATGGCAAAACGCTATGAAAACATGGATAATATTAGTACGAAAAAATCGATTCGCTCCTTTTTACGCTGGCGTAAGGAACGAAAACAAAACAAAAAAGACTTTTCTTTTCTAGTGGAACAATCACCTGTTAAAAAAACTCAATTTCTACAGGACAACTCTGAAAAAACGACTGTCACATGGATTGGACATTCTACTTTTCTCATTCAAACGAACGGCTTAAATATTTTGACTGATCCAGTTTGGGCAAATAAATTAAAGTTAGTTCCAAGACTTACAGAACCAGGGCTCACAATACAAGAATTACCCAAAATTGACATTGTACTTATTTCTCATGGGCATTATGATCATTTAGATTTTGCGACACTTCGTCAACTTAGCAATGATGTTTTATATCTTGTCCCTGCTGGCTTAAAAAAGTTGTTTACACGCAAAAAAATTATGCACGTAGAAGAATATAACTGGTGGGAAAATACAACAATAAATGAAGTGGCCTTTCACTTTGTTCCTGCCCAGCACTGGACGAGAAGATCATTATTCGATATGAATACATCCCACTGGGGAGGCTGGATTATCAATAATACAACAACGACTGAAACTATATATTTCTGTGGTGATAGTGGGTATTTCCAAGGCTTTAAAGAAATAGGGCAACGTTTTTCAATTGATATTGCGTTAATGCCGATCGGAGCATATGAACCGGAGTGGTTTATGAAAGTCTCCCATGTTTCACCTGAAGAAGCAGTGCAAGCCTTTTTAGATATAAATGCTACACATTTCATTCCAATGCATTATGGTACTTTTGCGCTTGCAGATGAAACGCCGAGAGAAGCGATAACAAGGCTTCGTAATGATTGGAACTTACGTATGCTACCATGGGAACAACTTCATGTTCTATTTTTAGGGCAAACGTATACTTATCACCCTATCGCAAGTGAAAAAGAACCTAAAAACATTATAGAAACTCTTAATGTGTAA
- a CDS encoding SCO family protein, translating to MKRYQKLIGLIVVFCFFILAGCGSGSKLRKPLNWDLETFQYINQDGKQFGTKDLKGKVWVADFMFTNCQTVCPPMTANMAKLQKMAKEQKIDVQFVSFSVDPDLDKPENLKAFIQKFTDDTSNWNLLTGYSLEDITKFSKDNFQSLVDKPENGQVIHGTSFFLVDQEGKVMKKYNGISNTPYEDILRDMKRLVE from the coding sequence ATGAAGCGTTATCAAAAGCTGATTGGTCTCATAGTTGTTTTTTGCTTCTTTATACTTGCAGGATGCGGCTCAGGATCAAAACTTCGTAAACCATTGAATTGGGATTTAGAAACTTTCCAATACATAAATCAAGATGGAAAACAATTTGGAACGAAAGATTTAAAAGGGAAAGTATGGGTAGCTGATTTTATGTTTACGAATTGTCAAACAGTTTGTCCACCAATGACAGCTAATATGGCGAAGCTACAGAAAATGGCGAAAGAACAAAAAATAGACGTGCAATTCGTTTCATTTAGTGTGGACCCTGATCTTGATAAACCAGAAAACTTGAAAGCGTTCATTCAAAAGTTTACAGATGATACAAGTAATTGGAACTTGTTAACTGGTTATTCATTGGAAGATATCACAAAGTTTTCAAAGGATAATTTTCAATCGCTAGTAGATAAACCAGAGAACGGGCAAGTTATTCACGGAACATCATTTTTCTTAGTTGATCAAGAGGGCAAAGTGATGAAAAAGTATAACGGAATTAGTAACACGCCATATGAAGATATTTTACGCGATATGAAGCGATTAGTGGAATAA
- a CDS encoding Hsp20/alpha crystallin family protein, translated as MNEEQKDSSSRPPVRNYLKQIDDFFEQTPLRSVIADLNHFFQKGNRLLTFPVDLYEVGEELVVKAELPGIQKEQIQIEMQSEYLKVSVTEDVLEEPKEHASHNYYRRERSISEASRIIKLPYLINKKAAKASYQNGVLEIRAPKLPQQHDILSID; from the coding sequence ATGAATGAAGAACAAAAAGATTCCTCTTCTCGTCCACCTGTTCGTAATTATTTAAAGCAGATTGATGATTTTTTCGAACAAACACCTCTTCGTAGTGTCATTGCTGATTTGAATCATTTTTTCCAAAAAGGAAATCGTTTATTAACATTTCCTGTAGATTTATATGAAGTCGGCGAAGAACTTGTTGTCAAAGCTGAACTCCCAGGGATTCAAAAAGAACAAATACAAATTGAAATGCAGAGTGAATACTTAAAAGTTTCTGTAACAGAAGATGTTCTTGAAGAGCCAAAAGAACATGCATCTCATAATTATTATCGCCGTGAACGTTCAATCTCAGAAGCATCTCGTATTATTAAGTTGCCATATTTAATTAACAAAAAAGCAGCGAAAGCATCTTATCAAAATGGTGTACTAGAAATTCGTGCACCGAAACTCCCTCAACAACATGACATTTTATCTATAGACTAA
- the asnB gene encoding asparagine synthase (glutamine-hydrolyzing), which yields MCGFVGCLCENPREFSETEKHQFENMNTIIFHRGPDDEGYFRDEHVQFGFRRLSIIDLEAGHQPLTYENDRYVIIFNGEIYNYVELREMLIEKGATFATQSDTEVIIALYAHMKEKCVDYLRGMFAFMIWDREEKKLFGARDHFGIKPLYIAQQGDTTFFASEKKSIMHVMQDKGVNPTSLQHYFTYQYGPEPETLTTDINKIEPGHYFVKELGKEMEIHRYWKPYFNASSATKEEHIQAIRDVLYDSVKVHMRSDVPVGSFLSGGIDSSIIASIAREMNPNLLTFSVGFERRGFSEVDVAKETAEKLGVTNHSVFITAKEFMNEFPKIIWHMDDPLADPAAVPLYFVAKEARKHVTVVLSGEGADELFGGYNIYREPNSLKMFSYIPTPGKSVLKALSGALKEGFKGKSFLERGCTPIEERYYGNAKIFREEEKAELMKYYNESVNYMDITKPLYNEIKDYDDVSKMQYIDMFTWLRGDILLKADKMTMANSLELRVPFLDKEVFDVASKIPTELKIANGTTKAILREAVRGIVPDHVLDRKKLGFPVPIRHWLKDEMHDWAVNIIKESKTEHLIDKQYVLNLLEAHCADKGDYSRKIWTVLAFMVWHQIYVEHKYDTNEFHEETKRAYSLV from the coding sequence ATGTGTGGTTTTGTAGGATGTTTATGTGAAAACCCTAGAGAGTTTTCAGAAACAGAAAAACATCAATTTGAAAATATGAACACGATTATTTTCCACCGTGGTCCAGATGACGAAGGATATTTTCGTGATGAGCATGTACAATTTGGCTTCCGCCGTTTAAGTATCATTGACTTAGAGGCAGGACATCAGCCGCTAACTTATGAAAATGATCGATATGTAATTATTTTTAATGGTGAAATTTATAACTATGTGGAATTGCGTGAAATGCTAATTGAAAAAGGGGCAACGTTTGCAACGCAATCTGATACAGAAGTTATCATTGCATTGTACGCACACATGAAAGAAAAATGCGTAGATTATCTTCGTGGTATGTTCGCATTTATGATTTGGGATCGTGAAGAAAAGAAACTTTTCGGTGCACGTGACCACTTCGGTATTAAACCTTTATACATTGCACAACAAGGCGATACTACATTCTTCGCATCTGAGAAGAAAAGTATTATGCATGTAATGCAAGATAAAGGAGTAAATCCAACTTCTTTACAACATTACTTTACGTATCAATACGGTCCAGAGCCAGAAACGTTAACAACTGATATTAACAAAATTGAGCCTGGTCATTACTTCGTAAAAGAATTAGGAAAAGAAATGGAAATCCATCGCTATTGGAAACCTTATTTCAATGCTTCAAGTGCAACGAAAGAGGAACACATTCAAGCGATTCGCGATGTATTGTATGATTCTGTAAAAGTGCATATGCGTAGTGACGTACCAGTAGGTTCATTCTTATCTGGTGGTATCGATTCATCTATCATCGCTTCTATTGCAAGAGAAATGAATCCAAATCTTTTAACATTCTCTGTTGGTTTCGAACGCCGCGGCTTCAGTGAAGTGGATGTTGCAAAAGAAACGGCAGAAAAATTAGGCGTTACAAACCATAGTGTCTTCATTACAGCAAAAGAGTTCATGAACGAATTCCCAAAAATCATTTGGCATATGGACGATCCTTTAGCTGATCCAGCTGCTGTACCATTGTACTTCGTTGCAAAAGAAGCACGTAAACATGTAACGGTTGTTCTTTCTGGTGAAGGTGCGGACGAGCTATTTGGTGGCTATAACATTTATCGTGAGCCAAATTCTTTAAAAATGTTCTCTTACATTCCTACTCCAGGGAAAAGCGTCTTAAAAGCGCTAAGTGGTGCACTTAAAGAAGGATTTAAAGGAAAGAGCTTCTTAGAACGTGGATGTACGCCAATTGAAGAGCGTTACTATGGAAACGCGAAAATCTTCCGTGAAGAAGAAAAAGCCGAATTAATGAAGTATTACAATGAAAGTGTTAACTATATGGATATCACTAAGCCATTGTATAACGAAATTAAAGATTATGATGATGTAAGTAAAATGCAGTACATCGATATGTTCACATGGTTACGCGGTGACATTTTATTAAAAGCTGATAAAATGACGATGGCAAATTCGTTAGAACTTCGTGTACCGTTCTTAGATAAAGAAGTATTTGATGTTGCTTCTAAAATCCCAACAGAACTAAAAATTGCAAACGGAACAACAAAAGCAATTTTACGTGAAGCAGTACGCGGAATCGTACCAGATCACGTATTAGATCGTAAAAAACTTGGGTTCCCAGTACCAATTCGTCACTGGTTAAAAGATGAAATGCATGACTGGGCTGTAAATATTATTAAAGAAAGTAAAACTGAGCATTTAATCGACAAACAGTATGTATTAAACTTACTGGAAGCACATTGTGCGGATAAAGGCGATTATAGCCGTAAAATTTGGACTGTACTTGCATTTATGGTATGGCATCAAATTTATGTTGAACATAAATACGATACAAATGAGTTCCACGAAGAAACAAAGCGTGCGTATAGCTTAGTTTAA
- a CDS encoding GNAT family N-acetyltransferase, which translates to MIVFEKVNVETESVVKEMFNSHSLSVEKVRYCVKVDDTYIGVIDYSVQGESAILSNLIIHFDYQGYGYGTNTYFTFEEMMKHRNVKDVQALQNGLTKQAQSFIEGLGFIEENETYRKQF; encoded by the coding sequence ATGATTGTGTTTGAAAAAGTTAATGTAGAAACGGAAAGCGTTGTTAAAGAGATGTTTAATTCTCATAGTTTAAGCGTAGAAAAAGTTCGGTACTGTGTAAAAGTTGATGATACATATATTGGCGTAATCGATTATAGCGTTCAAGGAGAGAGTGCTATATTATCTAATCTCATTATTCATTTTGATTATCAAGGCTATGGGTATGGAACAAATACGTATTTTACATTTGAGGAAATGATGAAACATAGAAATGTGAAAGATGTACAGGCATTACAAAATGGGTTAACGAAACAAGCTCAATCTTTCATAGAAGGTCTTGGCTTTATAGAGGAAAATGAAACGTATAGAAAGCAATTCTAA